A single Dethiosulfovibrio salsuginis DNA region contains:
- a CDS encoding DmpA family aminopeptidase, producing MPRLRELGVEIGIIPTGPNNTICDVSGVKVGHVTLDDGPVKTGVTAVVPGDGNLFRDKLVAACHVINGFGKSAGLVQIEELGTIETPIVLTNTFSVGDCLRGLVQYMLGQDDGIGRSSGTVNPVVCECNDGYLNDIRALKVIPSHVAQAIESASTDFEMGDVGAGKGMSCYQLKGGIGSASRVVDLDGQIYTVGVLVLSNFGETRDLLVDGVKAGRAIEAVLSQEALKEQGSIIAVVATDAPMTSRQLKRLCKRASVGIVRTGAYIGHGSGEITLAFSTANRVSHDGKGPLSLNVVSDNWSNRFFRAVVEATEESVLDSMICAKTVEGRDGHVRRSLVEFLDIVLKEGNR from the coding sequence GTGCCGAGGCTCAGGGAATTAGGCGTGGAGATCGGTATCATACCTACGGGGCCTAACAACACCATCTGCGACGTGTCGGGGGTCAAGGTGGGCCACGTCACCCTAGACGACGGCCCGGTTAAGACCGGGGTCACCGCCGTAGTCCCCGGAGATGGCAACCTCTTCAGGGATAAGCTGGTGGCGGCCTGTCACGTCATAAACGGCTTTGGTAAATCCGCCGGTCTGGTCCAGATAGAGGAGTTGGGAACCATTGAAACTCCCATAGTCCTGACCAACACCTTTTCGGTAGGTGACTGCCTTAGGGGGCTAGTCCAGTATATGCTCGGTCAGGACGACGGTATCGGCCGCTCCTCCGGTACCGTCAATCCGGTGGTATGTGAGTGCAACGACGGCTATCTCAACGATATAAGGGCCCTTAAAGTGATTCCCTCTCACGTGGCGCAGGCCATAGAGTCGGCCTCCACGGACTTTGAAATGGGCGACGTCGGCGCAGGAAAGGGAATGTCCTGCTACCAGCTAAAAGGTGGCATAGGTAGTGCCTCTCGGGTGGTGGATCTGGACGGCCAGATCTATACGGTAGGGGTTTTGGTCCTATCCAATTTCGGGGAGACCAGGGACCTGCTGGTGGACGGCGTAAAGGCAGGCAGGGCTATAGAGGCCGTACTTTCTCAGGAGGCGTTAAAGGAGCAGGGGTCGATCATCGCCGTGGTGGCTACCGATGCCCCTATGACCTCAAGGCAGCTAAAGAGGCTCTGCAAAAGGGCCTCGGTGGGCATAGTCAGGACAGGGGCCTATATAGGCCACGGAAGCGGCGAAATAACCCTGGCTTTCTCCACCGCCAACAGGGTGTCCCACGACGGCAAGGGCCCTTTATCCCTAAACGTAGTGAGCGATAACTGGTCGAACCGCTTCTTCCGGGCGGTGGTCGAGGCCACCGAGGAATCGGTCCTCGATTCTATGATCTGCGCGAAAACGGTGGAGGGAAGGGACGGCCACGTCAGAAGAAGTCTGGTGGAGTTCCTGGATATCGTGCTTAAGGAGGGTAACCGTTGA
- a CDS encoding YbaK/EbsC family protein, with protein sequence MNLSDILAPITKKTPAKLKDRGIAAMVQGGYGLWNPNAGRVMRLPLGQMLDSKLETSILASVARWTPQMVSCPVPEGAMAIVVRQIKRSSQLPVLFAQRVDDYLEFQGYDLDKEDGVGQAMSILRSVGIALAEKGLSLRRLDETVREGVRCRLVYAGEKGDLGSIDGLRCRCGWIGGPSSSMAFGGSPSVEEEGLQKVHTPGVGTIEELCGFLSVTADRTVKTMCFADEDGALVAALVRGDRKISLDKLSFAVGKDLHPASDQELKAVLGDLAGFLGPIGLPDKVSLWADSSVEGISWAVVGANEKDYHIIGARWERDFSCPVADLAMMEPGDLCPLCGNPLTSGTAVSLATLELWNTWADGEPSLTYVDQANRKQKPFSWVLRLDMVALEGALFRGDKLPLSLVPFPVMICPDSRDDLSSSSSLTVALERKGIPSLLDDRGTEVDRSRSDSFSLKVPIFCVLRGDSLEINRADKDSYTVPLEEGVDSILSCLNL encoded by the coding sequence TTGAACCTTTCGGATATACTTGCCCCTATAACCAAAAAGACCCCCGCTAAGCTCAAAGACCGAGGTATAGCGGCGATGGTACAAGGGGGCTACGGGCTGTGGAACCCTAACGCAGGGAGGGTTATGAGGCTCCCCTTAGGGCAGATGTTGGACTCCAAGCTGGAGACCTCGATTTTGGCCTCGGTGGCCCGGTGGACGCCTCAGATGGTGAGCTGTCCCGTCCCTGAGGGAGCTATGGCCATCGTGGTGAGGCAGATAAAGAGATCCTCCCAGCTTCCGGTGCTCTTCGCCCAGAGGGTGGACGACTACCTCGAGTTTCAGGGGTACGATCTGGATAAAGAGGACGGAGTCGGTCAGGCCATGTCCATCCTTCGGTCCGTAGGCATCGCCCTCGCCGAAAAGGGGCTGTCTCTGAGGAGGCTCGACGAGACGGTCAGGGAGGGAGTCCGCTGCAGACTGGTGTACGCCGGTGAAAAAGGCGACCTAGGCTCTATAGATGGCCTTCGCTGCCGATGTGGCTGGATCGGCGGTCCTTCCTCCTCTATGGCCTTTGGCGGATCTCCCTCCGTCGAGGAAGAGGGGCTCCAGAAGGTCCATACCCCAGGGGTAGGGACTATCGAGGAGCTCTGTGGATTTCTGTCGGTCACCGCGGACCGTACCGTCAAGACCATGTGCTTTGCCGACGAAGATGGAGCACTGGTGGCAGCGTTGGTCAGAGGGGACAGGAAAATCTCCCTGGATAAACTCTCCTTCGCAGTAGGGAAGGACCTCCATCCCGCCTCAGATCAGGAACTGAAGGCCGTCTTAGGCGATCTGGCGGGGTTTTTAGGGCCCATAGGCCTACCTGACAAGGTCTCCCTGTGGGCGGACAGTTCGGTTGAGGGAATTTCCTGGGCGGTTGTGGGAGCCAACGAAAAGGACTATCATATAATAGGGGCCCGGTGGGAAAGGGACTTTTCCTGCCCCGTCGCCGATCTGGCCATGATGGAGCCCGGCGACCTGTGTCCTCTTTGCGGTAACCCTCTGACCTCCGGGACGGCGGTATCTCTGGCGACTTTGGAGCTGTGGAACACCTGGGCCGACGGGGAACCCTCTTTGACCTACGTTGACCAGGCTAACCGAAAGCAGAAGCCCTTTAGCTGGGTCCTTCGGCTGGACATGGTGGCCCTTGAAGGGGCTCTGTTCAGAGGGGATAAACTACCCCTATCGTTGGTTCCCTTTCCCGTTATGATCTGTCCCGACTCGAGGGACGACCTGTCCTCCTCGTCCTCTTTGACCGTGGCTTTGGAGAGAAAGGGTATCCCCTCCCTCCTGGACGATCGTGGGACCGAGGTCGATAGGTCCAGGTCCGATAGCTTTAGCCTTAAGGTGCCCATCTTCTGTGTCCTCCGAGGGGACTCGCTGGAGATAAATAGAGCGGACAAGGACAGCTATACCGTTCCCCTGGAGGAAGGAGTAGACTCTATTCTGTCCTGTCTCAACCTTTAA
- the grdA gene encoding glycine/sarcosine/betaine reductase complex selenoprotein A → MGKLAGKKLILLGERDGVPAPAMESCFKNSGAEVIFAVTECFVUTAAGAMDLQNQQRVKDAAEKYGAENVVVVLGSSDAEGAEIYAETVCNGDPTYAGPLAGVPLGLAVYDIFEQEIRDEADPEEWENQISMMEMVLEPEALAEAVKGIREQYSKFTL, encoded by the coding sequence ATGGGCAAATTAGCTGGAAAGAAGTTGATCCTTCTCGGCGAGAGAGACGGTGTACCCGCTCCCGCCATGGAATCTTGCTTCAAAAACAGTGGTGCAGAGGTAATCTTTGCGGTGACCGAGTGCTTCGTCTGAACTGCGGCGGGAGCGATGGACCTGCAGAACCAGCAGCGCGTCAAAGACGCTGCTGAAAAGTACGGCGCTGAAAACGTTGTAGTCGTACTGGGATCCTCCGATGCGGAAGGCGCAGAGATTTACGCCGAGACCGTGTGTAACGGAGACCCCACCTATGCAGGACCTCTCGCCGGCGTCCCGTTGGGACTCGCCGTTTACGATATTTTCGAGCAGGAAATCCGCGACGAAGCGGACCCAGAGGAGTGGGAGAACCAGATCAGCATGATGGAAATGGTTCTTGAGCCTGAAGCTCTCGCTGAGGCCGTCAAAGGCATCAGGGAGCAGTACTCCAAGTTCACCCTCTAA